The Haemorhous mexicanus isolate bHaeMex1 chromosome 6, bHaeMex1.pri, whole genome shotgun sequence genome includes the window catttatttttatttcttttacaaGCCTTGTAAAAATACACTTAGAGCCAAGAGAGTGAGGAagaacaacaataataatacaGCAATTCTGTCAGCACAGCCAGAAGCAGGATCTGGTGAATTTACTTGGATGTCTCAGCCCTTTTTAAACTAATTTCCAGACTGACTCCACTATCTGTGAGGGAAAAGCTCCATCCCTGATTCCAAAGGCAGCCTATGCCCAGGTGCACGTACAGGAGCTTTCACAACACGGATTTGCCCAGCTGCATAAGCCACAATAAGTTTGATGTTGAAATTCCACCACAGGCCACCATCCACAACATTTGCTCTACTGTCATGATCCTCCCATGGTGCCatccacctttttttccccccctctctcAGATTTACAGTGTTAAAAACAAAGGGATGGGGATCATTCCTGTCccctgtttctgttttattgAACTTTTTCTTCAAATACTGTATAAAAATTGCAAATAGACCACCCACCTAAAGTCAACAAATATGGGGAAATTTCTCAATACACCACAAAAATCCCCTCCTTCTGAGCAtgaattttcctggaaaacacTAGTGAGTGTTGAAGCCCTCATGATCACCAAGCAGCTTTGATTCTAGATACACGGGTGAAATgttctttttataaaataagtTTTACTTGGGAATCAAAGAGACAAACAGGTTTGTCACCCCTGAGGCCATCAGGTAATTTTGTGAGGATGCACAAAGGTGTTCCTTGGATTTAGTGCAGCACTGAGTTTGAGCAGACACTAAATCTCTCAGAGGAGGCTGCTTTTATACTCAGCACCCAAAAAAGGATCAGCAGCAAATGCTTTCAAGCATGAGGAGAAGGAACAAGCTTTTACAAGGAGCTGGCAGTTAAAGGACATGCAGCAGCCTGataaaacaccacaaaaacaaGCAGTGGCCCATGGCTGATCTCTGTTGGGCAGGATGGGTGGGGGGCACCCCCAAACTGCTGAGCAGGTCTCTCCAGGAACTCGTTCCATGGCTCATTCAGAAGAAGTGAAGGGATTCAATCCATGTAGAGGGATGTTCTCAGCAgaggggaggcacagggagggTTTTCTCTGGGCAAAGCTggttcctgctgtgctgtgctgggaggggacactgaaAACACTGCCATGGCTCATGCAGAGGTGCAGCCACAACTCCACAGGTTCCACACCCACATCCACCTTTCCTCCTGGGTGCAGCTTCCTCCTAAGCCACGTTCAGGCCCTTGGCATCAaagtaaaaatactgaaaagcagCTCAAGGGGTTCAAGTTGGGCCTAAAGCAGCGGTGCTGCTTGTGGAGCAGTGAGGCAGCGCTGAAGTCTGGAGTGCTGTCCTGGACACAGCTCCTTCCTCAAGGTGGGGGAGAGATCCAGCAGTGCTGTCTCTGCACACTGAATcaactgaggggaaaaaacaaggaaattgcacagagagagagaaataaaccagGGGGAAATCATCTCTGTTGGGGTGAGAAATGGCTGTGACACTTGAAATGGGGCTGGCCTTCAGGACCGTGTTGAAGCTGTGGTGCTCAGCTCAGCAGATGTTGGGCCGTGCCCACAGATATCAGCAGGCCATaaagcagggacagagaggccACCCACTCGGTGGGACAGGGAGATAAGGGGtcaggacagccccaggagcccctcAATCCCACAGGGCTCTTTcagacactgctgggctgggcagaacCCTGAACCTGGGCAGAGCACCCTGGCCTTCGTGGTCAGATTGCTGGGAAGATGCTGCCATAAAAGCTGTGCAGGCAAAGCCCTCAGAGTCCCTGAGCCAGAGGAATGCTCTGCCTGGCCTGAGGAATCTTCCACCCACTTGCTTGCTCAGTCATGTGTGGCCACAAACCTGTCTAAATAGGCAGCGATGACCAAGACTGAAACTCAAATCAGGAACTTTCCAGTCTGacaagtaaaaacaaacaaaaaagatttcTGCTCCACACGTCCTTAGCACAGGCCAGGCCCTTTCTCGCCTGATCTTTGGTGCTCTTGGCTCCTTCTAAAAGTCTCTGAGAAGGGACACAACCCACAGCAGGCTCAGAGAGAAGAAGATGAAACACTCCCACAGCCAAAAAGGCTCCATTCGTCACACAAACACCCCCACACCTCGTGTGTTTCTCTTCCCTGGCTCCAGCCACCCTGCTGACCCCTTAGAGTGTCTCTGCAGGCCCTGAACTtagcagaaaacagcattttggaCCAGTTTCTTTTGGCCACTGGATGGGCCTGAAAGCTCCAGAGTTAGAGACACAGGGAGGAGCTCAGTGACTCGAGGGCAAAGGGAATCACAAAGAATTTCCCCAAAATGCCAAATCTCCGAGGGGCAGGGAGGATGTTCACTCAGGCCCAGAAGGAAAAGTTCTCTGACAAAGCATTTCTCCAGTCAGGAGGTGCAGGTTGAGCAATGGGCTGACACcagcctgggagggagcagagggataCAAAACCACAAGGATATCTCTGAGGTCACCACGGAAAACAGTCTCTGActaagaagaagaaagaagccaGAATTGCAGCATTGTTGCTTCATCCAGGGAACTTTGTTCAATCAAGACCAGCAGGCTCAGCATGACCACACAAAAAAAGCTACCAGGCATTTTTTGGAGTTCCTGCCTGTATCCCTGCCTCAGGCAGGTTTAACTAGCAGTGGACTCTGCCTGGAAAAGGCAATTCCCACTTTATTCCTTGCCTGTGTTTACTCTGATCTACTCTGGAGTCACCAGGCCCTACTTGCCTCCCCATAATAGAAGTATTTCAAGAGGACCAGGGAGGTTGTCAGCCTTGGACAGGAGAACACATCCACTTCCAAAGTTTTCTGCTGGAAGCCCTTCTCCTTCAAATCACCAGCCTTGCTGTGGTGAAAAATGCTGTCACCACAAAATTCCTCAGCTGGGAAGGGTTCAATCCCTTCTTGCTGGATTCCAGAGGCCAAGAAAGCAGCTCAATCCAGAGAAAGGAGCATTTCCTGAACTTAtttcaggaaatatttattcataattatattatatataatatatataatattcatAATTagtaattattaattaatattcaGTTATTTCAACCTAAACTGTTACACAGCCACTTCACAGGCCTACAGTCCTACAGTGACAAGGATGGGAACACAGCTGGGAATTGCAGAGATTGGAAAACAAGGAGGAAGGGGACTGAGAATCTGTGTTTTTACAGCCACATCAGCGTGAGAAGCCCCAGGGCAGAGAGGCTGAGGAATAGGAAGAGAGAGTGACACCACCTTTACTTTACATCAGCTGgaaactttcttttcttcttccaggtCCTTCAGAAGTGGCTTTTTCCAGAAGTAATTGGGAGAAGACAGTTCTACCCCTTTTCCCATATCACCCTCCACAAAAGCAGGCAGATCTCTCTGTTTCAGGCAGTTCCTGCTTTCCTGTCAGGTGGGAGGATGAGGATTGAGCAACATCATCTCCAAAAGCAACGAAACCTCCAGGGTGAGGAATTGGGGAGTGGGTGGGATCTCTTCCCAACCATCACATTACTTTTATTCATCCTCCTCCTTGGGAATGAGGTAACATTCCATTTTCAGACAACATGCATTGCCTGGTATCTGCAAGAACCAAACTAAGAATGTCACGTTCATTTAAAAAGCATCTTTATTTTACCTGAAAAAACTTGTGTTATACCATAAATCAGGGAATGAATGAAAGGTTGATCAGCTGTAATTTCAGTTCAGTTGCTCTGTGAGGGATGCTGTCCTTTACAGAAAGGAACTTTGTTAACATTGCCATCGTGTTCCAGCACTAAGATTACAGTCAACAAACAGAGCACTGTTGGAAGTTGGTCACTGAAGAATCTCCCAGCCCCCTTCCAAGCGACACTTCCACCTCACCTGCCTGCCAGAGGCTGCCTGAGAAGGGAGAAatctccctgctgtgtcccagagctcctcctgctcaccGTGatctgggaggggaaggggaaggaaagggagaagggagggaagcGACCGAGAGAAATAGGGATACGAGGGAAAATCCTGGGCCCAGGGTGTCAGGAGACAggcagagagctggaaaagggatggagggagaaaggaaaggcaTCTGGAGCCATCTGCCTTTTCTGGGAAGGGAACATCAGaacaggggaagggaggggaggggaggggagggaagggaaggggaaggggaaggggaaggggaaggggaaggggaaggggaaggggaaggggaaggggaaggggaaggggaaggggaaggggaaggggaaggggaaggggaaggggaaggggaaggggaaggggaaggggaaggggaaggggaagggaagggaaggatcGCAGCACCTGGCCTCGTTCCCAGCCACCAGATTCAGCACGGGGTCCCTTCTGGCAGCCCGGGCGAGGCCCGTGGCACGGGAGCGGGGCACAGCCGAGTTGTTTCGGTTTGTCCCGGGTTATCTCGGGGGTCCCGGCCCGGCCGAACCGCCACGGCGGGGCGCCCGCGCTGCCCTGCCCCCCCCCCGCGGGCCAATCAGCGCCCTCCGTGCGCCGCTGCCCCGGGGCACGCCGGGAGTTGTAGTCCCAGCGGCTTCTGCGCGGTTCGGCGGGGCGGCTCCACTTCTGTTGTCTCCTCACGGACACTCGGGGACCTGCAGGGTGCTTTCTGCCATCCCGCAGCGCTGCCGGGGTGCAGCATCGGTGTCGCGTGGGAATGACGCCAGCGGGAGGCCCGGGCGGGTGTCATGGCCGTGGGGGAGCTGTTCCCTTACAAAGGCCCTCAGGCGGGGGAGTGAGGGAGGGCCGTGCCCGGGGTTGTGTAAGCAGGAACGCGCATTGAGATAATCCCAGTGGAACTGTGCCAAACATAAAATGCTGCAACAGAAGAGTCAAATTGCATCCTAAGTTTTATGAGGAACAGGCATACCCACAACGTTTGGTTGCTCTGAGAAATCACCATTTCCAGTGTTTATAAAAGTCCTGAttatcacagagtcacagactgctttgggttgggagggaccttgtGAAAAACGCCAGTCACTTGTTTTctaaaaagtttaatagtaataaaatggttataaaaatagttaCACAAttagagtaaaaaaaatttggacaattagtATTTAGGACAATacgagacaataaaaacaaagagttacggatgGTCTGGGTACCTTTTACTGGGaaaaataagcccgaaaaaggacacccgttaacagaggattaaccaGTAAAAGCAAGAGCCTGTTGCATATTTATATATCTCACACATGATGCAAAacttccattcaaacaaaggattcttTCTGGTtagtgtcaacttcttcctctgaatcctgacggcgTCTTCAGAGCTCAGCAAGGTGGGAAGAAGctcgtttcttctgataagggagcaataaattctttttctctgaaagatttcagtgtgctgtggctgctatctggtgCAAGTACCTCATTCCTCTCTTTAATATATATCCCAAAtacataatttctattttaactttatgttataacctaaaactatatttaacacactacttaagaaaattaatacagcataactttctaagACAACACACATAATActcattttattatttgcaaaatgccagtcataaaatacacatttttcgCAACTTTAAAAACCATCACATTCCTGGACAgagacactttccactatccaaggttgctccaagtcccatccagcctggccttggatacTGCCAGAGGTGGGGTAGCCACAGCTTCCCATGGAAATCCtttccagggcctcaccacccacACAGGGAAGAGTTTTCCCTGAATATTCCACCTAAACCCACCTCCTGTCcgtttgaagccattcccacttgtcctgtcactccctGTCCAAAGTCCCTGTCCAGCACTCCCTGAGCCCTTTTTGTCACTGGAAGGCTCCAAGGTCTCTCTGGAACCTTACCTTCTTCAGGCTGGACATTCCCATAACCACCAACAAGCATTTTGTAACACAATTAAGCAGAAATAGAAATCCAGTTATGTTGTGGGAGGGGAAACCAGGGCTTATGGTCTAtgtgcaaaaagagaaaatggaaaaatatgtgaAAGTGGTGAAATTGTCAAGAAAGCAAGATGAGAACAGGCATGAAAGATGTTTGGTGACAACAGAGCAGGCCATAAAAATatgataaaatatataaaaattttattcctttctctATAGAGGGTATGGCAGAGCTGGCAAACAAAGCAGgtatttttcctgtaaaaaagcttttagttttccaagtttaaaattaaatgttgcaTCTGATTCTGAGATTTCTCACAAATATTTGGTGTGTTTACTTTCCTGAGGCTGATTAATTTTTAAGTAATTAATGGAAAGCAAGCCATGAGCATTGTTTTTAAACATTCAAACCCAAATATCTTTAGATTTTCCAAGCAATTCCCCTCATACTTCTTTTTTACCTGAAACTTGAATTTGAATTGGATTCAGTCTGCTAAGAAAGGAATTCTGGGTACTATTTTAACTTTACAAGAAAAAGCACATAATTTAACCCTAACTTTGCAAAAGTTAATACACATTTCTGCTGATTCCAGGATAAATTCTAGGCAGGACAGAGAAAGGAAGACTGGATGAGCAGTATAAATTCCAAAATTTTAGGTGGTGACCCTTGAGTGAGATAACACAAAGCTCTCTAAAATGGGATTAATAAACAACCAGATTTTTACCACCCCCACAGGGATAAATTTCtccccaatatccaatctaatcCTTCACTCCTTCATCTTAAATCCATTTAAAACCAAGTATTTAAAGGGTGGCCACAGAGAGGACAAAGTCTCTTCACAAGGAGCCTTGAATCTATTAATCCATTTTTTGTATAAGAATTTAaaaacagggaggaaagggaggtGAAAATAGCACTGACACACCAAATGCAACCTTTTTTGATTCCCAAAGTCCTGGGAATTGTAAAGCCAGAACTGTAGCCCAACCTGAATTTCACAAGTGGGTGCTATttttagaggagaaaaataaatcattcaCATCCTCTTTTATGTTGCATATTTTCATATCAGGCAGcaccatgcaaaaaaaaaaaaaatagaggagaAAATCTGCTCTGATTTCATTGCAAGTAATAAAATCCACACATAAATAATATAGTTGGACTTTgcttaaggaaaaagaaaggtttgggggtttttgcttgtttttttttttttcttctgacgGCACATCAAGAATTTCAGGAATTCTTTATCTTTAGGAATAGATAAATTAAAATGGTCTCTCACTGGTTATGTGAGATTAGCAAATAATAGGTGAAATCTGATTTTCAGTGGCAAAAGCAAAGTGTCAGTGCACAGAGGATCACTTATATGGGAATTTCATTGACAGAGTATTTTTCCTCGATTTACTTGGTGCTGTCTGTACTCCCACCCCTGTTCCAACAGGGCACCTCCACTTCTAGGAATGTAAGAGGATCTCTGTGCTCGTGAGTCAGTCCAGGGGTGTTGATTTCCAAGGGCAGCCAAAAAGAGACATTcaaggaaaagaggaggagaaacagGGTGAGTGTATTATGGTGTATTATTACAATTCCCTGCTAAATTTTTCCAGTGGTGCCAAAGAAAATGACAGCTGTCTCCTTCCAGTGTCAGAGGTTACTGGGcacaaggaaaatgaaagaggaTGTCTTGGTTTTGAGGAATATTTAGGGATTAGTGCCTCAATGAAGGGGTGATACAGCTGATGATAAAGAGTGAACCTCTAATGGACACTTCCCACCAGACTAGGTTGCTTCaaggcccatccagcctggcctggaacacttccagggatgaggcagccacagctcctctgggaagaaagagaaaaggaggagcaTATTCCTTGCCAAGTTACCTAAAGACTAGATCCCAGCTTTTGGTGTGAGCCTTGTTTGGTCCACTGGCAGCAAGCAGCTCCTTACAGTGGGTCTTTTTGGGAGCACATGGCTGGGATgggtggagagggagggaaCTGTAGCAGAATTAGACTTGATAATCCAACCTTTCCACCTTCACAAGCCAGGAGAGGCATCAAAATCTCCCATCTGGACACACATTGGAAATCAGGCTCTAGTTTGGTACCTTGGAATTCTAATGCCTCTTTTAAAAGGCATCCAGGGTTTGGAATTGCACACAGGCTGATGTCCATCCTTAGGCATCTCTCTAGACAGCTACAGTTAGATTCCATCACCTCTGGAAAGAGGAGCATTTTCCAGTCATGCAGGGAACAGCCACCCAAGGCCCTTCATCTTAACAAGCCCTTTTGGGCATCCTGAAGAAGACTCTAATGATCTTAAAACCTTCTTAGGAAGCTCCTGGTGGACCTCCCTCATCCTTCTAACAAGTCCCCAGGGACAATTTCACAGGCACTGAGGGGGAGGAaactttcctcctttttaaagaaaatgaaaacttccAAAGCAGTTCAGTTTGTCCCAACTTCTCCACACCTTGGTTGAAGAATTCATGGCTTGGCCAACACCTCTCCAGTCCTCCACTTGGTTGGTGCAGAAGTTATGGCAGGAATTTGAAGGATAATTGATCCTTCATCATTATCCTTTAccagctgcaccagcagcttcCCATGGCCAACAACTTGTGGTTGGCAGAAGTCCCTCAGAACCTTGTGGAAGTGCTTGGGACATCCCAAGGGGGCTATCAACAGCCTGGAACAGATTCCAGGTTCCAGGGGTTCTAGTCAGGAGTAAAGTTGTGAATAAAGACAAATCCAACTCCTGTGCCCTGTTTGTGCTACCATTCAGCCATTCCTTGTGAGCTGgaacaaggattttttttccttcataaatATCCTGCTCACAGTTGTAATCTCGTTCACACTGATGaattttcttgcatttcagACACTTTAAGgctaaaattaataaaaagtcTCATCACAGAgtgaaagtatttaaaaattcagaggCACTTGTTGCTaaataaaagagattttattAAACCTATTTCAGCATAAACTTTGGGGGTCAATCAAGTGAGAGTAATCTCAGCATTTTTAGAGATTATTTATTAACTCTCTACAAAGAAGAGAGGTGGTGAAGAGAGGGatgagctgcaggaagcagcatGACCTCTCTTTCCATTAGGATTTGAtgcagcaaggagaaaaaaatgggtaaaaggaaaaatggagtGGCAAACATGGCTCCAGAGATGTAactctggcaattccagcaaATAACAGACACCCAAcaaggagagagggagacagagagagagagagagagagagagagagagagaggagagcatttcagagctgatccataaaacataatttaatatatttggAGTTTAATTTTGAAAGAGATATAAACTGCTTTCATACAGTGTATCTAAGTGTTCCTGAGTACcaattcccagaattcctgcCCTAAAATATGCATCCAACACCTGCCTGTTCTCACCTCAGCTTTCTCAGTGCTCAGTGGAGaacagcattcccagctggacttttctcctgtgaaaatgaCCTGAAGCTGTGCCATACAATTCTGGAAATGCACAGCTCTCCCTTCTAACTGCAGAGGGAGCCAAAAGAAGGAGTTTTCAGCCCAGAGGAGGAGTTTTCAGCCCAGAAAATGAATTTGGATTCCAACAATTAATTTTTAGATGTCAGAAAGTTAGAGAGGTTCAGTCACAAACTGTGGTTTCTTCCCAGCTGATGGCGGAGACTGAGCGAGGTTTTCTTGTCTTGTTAAAGCCCTTCTCACCTGGCTGATCACTCTTTTTAGGGCACATTTTACCTCTTTGTTCCTGAGGCTGTAGATGATGGGATTTAGGAGCGGGGTGAGCATTCCATAGAGCATGGATACAACCCTATCCCAGTGCAGGGAATAGGTGAAGGAAGGGTGGACGTAGGTGAAGATGGTGGTCCCATAAAAAAGGCAAACTATGGCCAGGTGACAACCACAGGTGGAGAAAGCCTTGTGCCAGATCCCAGAGGACCTCCTGGCCAGGATTTCCAGGAGGATACAGATGTAAGAGACCACAGTGACCACGCAGGcgctgctccccagcaccccgGCCACCACCAGGATCACCAACTCCCTGCTGTGGGTGGACGAGCAGGAGAGGGCCAGCATGGGAGGAAGGTCACAGTAATACTGCTGGATTTTCTTAGGACCACAGAAAGAGAGTGTGAAAACCAGAGAGGTGTGCAGCAGGGAGTTCAGAAGCCCTGTTGCCCAggtgcccagggccagctgagCACACAGCTTCGTGCTCATGATGCTCGGGTACCTCAGGGGGTGGCACACAGCCATGTAGCGGTCGTAGGCCATCACAGCCAGGAGGAAAATCTCTGTGCCCACCACAGCAATCAGTGAAAAGTGCTGGAACAGGcagccagagaaagaaatctCTTTGTGCTCCAACAGCAAGGTCCCCAGCATCTTGGGCATGGTGATGGTGGGACATAAGAGATCCAGCAGGGATAAGTTGCCAAGGAAGAAGTAcatggggctgtgcaggtgggAGTCAGTGCTGAGGGCAATGAGGAGAGTGATGTTGCCTGCCATGGTGGCCAAATAAATGAGCAGAAACAGCACAAAGAGAAGCAAACGGATTTCTGGAGCATCAGAGAGGCCCACGAAAACAAACTCGGATACTGCTGAGAGGTTGACCCTCTGCATCTTATCTCTCATTGTGGGAACGAGGCAGAGGTTTCCCTGGAATAAAGAAGGTGTAACCTAATCACAATTTCATCCCCGTTTTAAAGattgtgaggggtttttttttgtccattttgAAGTTCAAAACCGTTTCCAAGCATTGCTGCACTCAAAATCTAAATTTTACCCACACATTCCTAATGCAAAAGGCAAAATACAGGTATTAAACTTCACAGTGATTAAAGCAAAATGTTGGGTTTTGCAAGTTGCCACCTCagactgaagagctggaagtTGAAGTTACCTTCCCTGTGGCATCCAGCTTGGACACCGCCCCAGGCAGCACAATGGGGCTTTCAGGGTTCTCTGAGCAAGGGGAGAGTGGTATAGATCCCTAAAATTCCTTTCAACATAAAATACCTGGTGTTAATAATACCACTAAAAGGGTCTAGATTAGTAACAGAAGCTGAAACCTTTCAAGGGAGTAATGCTGTCAGAAAAGAATTAAATCTCTCATAATCAGCAGATGGATgcatgttgggttttttttttcagcttttggatggggcttggagcaacctggtctagtggaaggtgtccttgcccattgCAGGGGGTTGGAATCAGCATTAAGGAgatttccaacccaaaccattctatgactctatcATAAAAATAAGTTACAAGtaataatacaaaaataagTTTGGCATCCCATTAAAGACCCAgttttctataatttttttcctacaataaATTTTCTACTATAAATTTTACCCTACAGACTTCCATAATACTATTAGTACTTCTAGCATCTATCTGGACTTTCCCCCATCCCATTTCCCCAGTTCAAAGAAGTCTAAATGTGGCATTAAAGGATCTTCCCATTTACCCTACACTGCTCCATAGAATGTAGCTCAGTATTTACAGTAAGGATTTACATACCAGCCCTAGAGGGAGGGAAAGCAAAGTTCAGTCCAAATGCCTCAATTTTGGGAGACTTTGGGATTGATTTTGAGATGGTGGGAATATTGTACCACATTCTCCTTTGTAAGATATGCAGAGATAAATAGATTGATGAAATATTTCATCTGGCCAGGCTCCTCTGTGGTCTCATGATCTCCCAGAAGCTTGAGAGGGAGCAAAGTCAGGGCTTAAACTACATAAGAAATAGTTAactcagcagaaataaaagggaCATCACTTGTTCATGAAATGGGGAGCTCATTCAGGTGAAATAGCACAGAAATAACACAGAAATACTCACTGCTGCACGGAATTATTTACAGGTGATTTATAGCTGTCTGTATCtccaggaaacaaaacaatcctttttcttctttctacacgtgacataaaaattatttcactcaTAAGGAAGAGATGAATCCTGACAAAGCAGCATTGGAATATTCACACACCTGCCAGCGCTGGCACAAGGGctggcttggctgcaggagTAGGCACCTCTCTTCTTTAATGAGGTATTATAAATATGAGGGAGTGTTGGGGGACAAGTGTGTCTGACAGTTTTTTTGGGTGTTCCCTTAATTGCATGTATGGGTTTTTCAGAACATTGccaaaagcagctggaaagcaaagaaaccaaaatTACAAAGATTCCCCTCTGGTCCCATTAAGCATCCGTGTGTGATTTATGGGAGTGCCACTTCCCATGTGATGTCCAGGATTGGGAGCAGGCCTGCTCCTATTCCAGCAATACCTGACCATAAATTCTGCACTGTTCACATGAAGGACTCTTGCTGTCCATCATTCTTCCAGCCTGTTTGCTGTATTTGCTGTGTTTGCAAACTCCTGGAAAATGAAAGATTCTGCATCTTACATGGGCAaacagtgataggacaagagggaatggttttaaactaaaagatgAGGAATTTAGtatggatattaggaagaaattcttccctgtgagggtggtgaggtcctggcacagaatgcccagggaagctgtggatgcccctggatcctgtgtccaaggccaggttggatggggtttggagcagcctgggacagtggaaggtgtccctgcccatggcagggggtggaacaacatgaactttaaggtccatttcaacccaaaccattccaggactGTATAAACTGGAATTCCCCAGGGCTCACACAGCACAGGCCTGTCCTGCCATGAGAGTGCAGACCTGAGGCTGGAATAAATCCCCATGGCCCAGCcctttccctgtgtgctgcagtcAGCCCAAGGACCATCAGGCATCAGACTTCCCATGGAGTTTTGCAATAAAGAATTTTGTAATAAATCCAGATGGAGAAAGAGATACAGCAAAGAGATCCATCCCTCACCTCTCTTTTCCAagccaaatcattctgtgattctgttccCCTCATAAAtcttaaatgtttcttttgggGTGGGATGCATTGGCCTCATCAAGGTGCCAGTCTCCCAGGCTCTCAACTCCACATCTCCCTTGCTTATTTTCAGGGATAATCTTAGCTGGGTTATTTAGAAGTAGAAACACAGCGTAGTTTTTGAGATAAGTGTTCTGCCTCAGGGTAAATACATAAAAATTGTATtgcattatattttatttaaaaaattcattaaaaaaacccccttaaaacaaacaacaacaaaaatatctctATTTGCAGAATCCAGATGCACACTAATTGATGACAGGCTGGATTAGACTCCTCTTGCCCACTCCTCCCTGACATCCCCACTGTAACACAACCAAAGTGATTTGATTTTTGTCCACTTCTGGGACTACCCAGCTTTGTCATTGTTTGAGATTTCCATCTAGGAATGTTTATGCTGAGCCCAGACTGATTAGAGTCTGTTGAAAATGCTCCCTTTTGTCTGATGTCCATTTGTGTTTCAGTCTCATAGTCTTTAAATATAACCAATTAGCCT containing:
- the LOC132328287 gene encoding olfactory receptor 5V1-like is translated as MQRVNLSAVSEFVFVGLSDAPEIRLLLFVLFLLIYLATMAGNITLLIALSTDSHLHSPMYFFLGNLSLLDLLCPTITMPKMLGTLLLEHKEISFSGCLFQHFSLIAVVGTEIFLLAVMAYDRYMAVCHPLRYPSIMSTKLCAQLALGTWATGLLNSLLHTSLVFTLSFCGPKKIQQYYCDLPPMLALSCSSTHSRELVILVVAGVLGSSACVVTVVSYICILLEILARRSSGIWHKAFSTCGCHLAIVCLFYGTTIFTYVHPSFTYSLHWDRVVSMLYGMLTPLLNPIIYSLRNKEVKCALKRVISQVRRALTRQENLAQSPPSAGKKPQFVTEPL